From Aedes albopictus strain Foshan chromosome 1, AalbF5, whole genome shotgun sequence, one genomic window encodes:
- the LOC109401921 gene encoding uncharacterized protein LOC109401921 translates to MKGIRSFIRVFNSYAGVLWTVFEPIPGIGQALASLRAHGKTLRYITNNSVRTFDHYATQFRTLGVTLTPADIIHPAQAIVRHLKSIHFQGLIFCLATQPFKTVLINAGFELIEGPDHPLEESFKKIIATVHDRASVRAVVIDVDFNVNYPKLLRAEMYLKNDPKCLLIAGATDKVLHARRGFNLIGPGHFLDVLEQSTGRKATVLGKPGVELACSVGELFGIEDRGRVLFVGDMMQQDMVFASRCGFRKLLVLSGGTTKDDMLQEGDEECVPDYYVDSLVDLGKLFE, encoded by the coding sequence ATGAAGGGTATAAGGTCATTCATCCGTGTGTTCAACTCCTACGCAGGTGTCCTCTGGACCGTCTTCGAACCGATCCCGGGCATCGGACAAGCTCTGGCAAGCCTTCGAGCCCATGGCAAAACGCTCCGCTACATCACCAACAACAGCGTTCGGACGTTCGATCACTACGCCACCCAGTTCCGTACCTTGGGCGTGACCCTGACCCCGGCGGACATCATTCACCCCGCGCAGGCTATCGTGCGGCACTTGAAGTCGATTCACTTCCAGGGATTGATCTTCTGCCTGGCTACGCAGCCATTCAAGACCGTCCTGATCAACGCCGGCTTCGAGCTGATCGAGGGTCCCGATCATCCGCTGGAGGAGTCCTTCAAGAAGATCATCGCAACCGTGCACGACCGGGCTTCGGTCCGGGCCGTCGTGATCGACGTGGACTTCAACGTGAACTACCCGAAGTTGCTGCGGGCCGAGATGTACTTGAAGAACGACCCGAAGTGTTTGTTGATCGCGGGGGCGACCGATAAGGTGTTGCATGCTAGGAGGGGGTTTAACCTGATCGGTCCGGGACATTTCCTGGACGTTCTGGAGCAATCTACAGGGCGGAAGGCCACGGTCTTGGGTAAGCCGGGGGTTGAGTTGGCCTGCTCGGTTGGTGAACTGTTTGGGATAGAGGATCGCGGAAGGGTCTTGTTTGTGGGAGATATGATGCAACAGGACATGGTCTTCGCCAGTCGTTGCGGGTTCCGAAAGTTGTTGGTATTGTCCGGAGGAACTACCAAGGACGATATGCTGCAGGAGGGGGACGAGGAATGCGTTCCGGATTACTACGTCGACAGTCTGGTAGATTTGGGCAAGTTGTTTGAGTGA